From a region of the Drosophila virilis strain 15010-1051.87 chromosome 3, Dvir_AGI_RSII-ME, whole genome shotgun sequence genome:
- the Dscam4 gene encoding cell adhesion molecule Dscam1 isoform X2 yields the protein MDLHSLFKAVLILYIIRAETSYIVNGLDLQGPIFLHEPPHRVEFSNNSGGLIECSGHGSPPPEVEWTPIPPQQDMVFQLSNGSMMFYPFTAEKYRHEVHATVYRCKLRNLVGTVLSREVHVRGVVNQKYTVQVHDEYVMTGNTAVLKCQVPSYMSEFVMVTAWVQDTGMHLYPNTDIGGKYTVLSNGELYINNAGPNDAYKSYTCRTVNRLTGEIQISTYPGRIIVTEPKGMVQPRINVEKHSMRHVVLNGQTTLPCIAQGHPVPTYRWFKEENEQLLPLQLSERITIVSAGLLKITKARLEDSGKYLCWVNNTAGEETIQVSLTVTAPLTAHLQPQVQTVDVDKDAQFQCIVSGHPVHDVNWLHDGKPILRDNRLEILTDPARLIIKKVQKDDPGMYQCFVSNEWEQIQSTAELQLGDASPELLYWFSEQTLQPGPTVSLKCVATGNPLPQFTWSLDGFPIPDSSRFLVGQYVTIHDDVISHVNISNVKEEDGGEYSCTAQNAIGKVSHSAKVNIYGLPYIREMPKITGISGSDLIVKCPVAGYPIDKIHWERDGQTLPINRRQRAYNNGTLIIEQLQRLEDAGTYTCMAQNKQKQTSRRNVEIQVLVPPKIMPIQAMTNMLREGMREAISCQILEGDLPVSFRWERNGKPLIGTGNEVFRRLDEYSASLVIEHIASDHSGNYTCIASNVAGTERFTVPLTVNVPPKWILEPKDSSAQSGTDVLVHCQSAGYPKPTITWKKAIGPTPGEYKDFLYEPSVQLFPNGTIYFKKISKESQGHFLCEAKNNIGSGVSKVIFLKVNVPAHFPTKTKQISVAKGKQVHVQCNVQGDNPIDFKWKIQATQQYLDESLDSRYTIRDQVLDDGMVSELGISHTYRQDTGIYICHANNAFGQDEMSIQLIVQEVPEQPKNLRINSQQSRSLQLTWSQPFAGNSPIEQYHIYYKQISDIWQNAEHIDIGGAQTVVNIQQLRPAKAYHIRMSAENKLGASEYSEVVQVTTLEEVPSGPPLQVRAEAKSSTEISVTWDAPERDHWNGILLGYYVGYQMSLTPEDKEVNPTQGFSFKTVEVRSHFGGETVLTNLNKFTQYHVIVQAYTSQGSGPPSKEIAVQTMEDVPSSPPESPQCDVLGSTSIYITWSPPDIDGQNGKIKGYKVFYISVDELYETEPEVVKSTNQYVTIENLRKYTNYTVWVLAYTKVGDGMKTKPFYCRTHEDVPSAPQAIKAIPASSTKIIISWLPPDLPNGDITGYTFYMSMLEGGREEGTHKRLLGPYVEMHETVRTQESATYQFWLTASTKMGEGEKTQVVTVPPNNKVPARIVSFSQRIVTPWKEHLELPCRKVGAPAPVTIWRQDGHNMETSARKTIAKNGTLYLRECQASDAGNYTCSVENTWGKDEIVYNIVVKVPPEAPNLTVVSSYTDSLHLEWLDNSHGGSPILGYVINYKRDNGDWEELQVDAKTNSHLLSNLWCGTRYQLYITAYNKIGTGLPCDIVNSYTKGNSPVQPKHSQMITNNSTSVTCWLDSWGDGGCGILYFMIESRVYGRSTWNVVSNHIPPTERIYTVSDLVPGTKYQLKVTAHNNAGSTTAVYNFTTLSPQGVLYNSDHSTPVSHLSDLPFYANFKLLLPICISLLMLLALVAAALFLRKRKLSNQARLASSSMSESPSLANLQNKQNRDQQYLAVRCNPTNSAPRGSNSNDSGSFGKAEGNEYIEDICPYATFQLNKQTYSESSYSGNVYSGPYHSVRGSFVYHDVKPESYHSKEPEYTKVRRKVGRLRDPHSESQESDNPGSTDSEVRKILTLHIPITEYDTLGSESDNDVSARALNSAKYRAQRDTQDETSSSSETTPTSMTRKSKPPFAARKSGKPGTGGKRHVRSSSGYSSHNEETTFSISNYPPNYQDHINPPARFSDANDKTAKTQTSPRMRANQKLQREAFQINV from the exons TTGTCAACCAGAAGTACACGGTGCAGGTGCACGACGAATACGTGATGACGGGCAACACGGCGGTGCTGAAATGTCAG GTGCCCAGCTACATGTCGGAATTTGTAATGGTCACCGCCTGGGTGCAGGATACGGGCATGCATCTGTATCCAAACACGGACATTGGCGGCAAGTACACGGTCCTATCCAATGGCGAATTGTACATAAATAATGCGGGACCCAATGATGCGTACAAAAGCTACACATGCCGCACTGTAAATAGACTGACAG gtgaaatacaaatttcgaCATATCCCGGCCGCATTATTGTAACCGAGCCCAAGGGCATGGTACAGCCACGCATTAACGTCGAGAAGCATTCGATGCGGCATGTCGTCCTTAATGGCCAAACAACGTTGCCGTGCATTGCTCAAGGACATCCGGTGCCGACATATCG TTGGTTCAAGGAGGAGAACGaacagctgctgccgttgcagcTCAGCGAACGCATAACCATTGTATCTGCGGGTCTCTTGAAAATCACCAAG GCCCGTCTCGAGGACAGCGGCAAATATCTGTGCTGGGTCAATAATACGGCGGGCGAGGAGACCATCCAAGTGTCGCTCACGGTGACAG CTCCGTTGACCGCACATCTGCAGCCGCAGGTGCAGACCGTTGATGTGGACAAAGATGCACAATTCCAATGCATTGTCTCTGGCCATCCCGTGCACGATGTCAACTGGCTGCACGACGGCAAGCCCATATTGCGCGACAATCGCCTTGAG ATACTCACGGATCCGGCGCGATTAATCATTAAGAAGGTGCAAAAGGATGATCCGGGCATGTATCAGTGCTTTGTGTCCAACGAATGGGAGCAAATCCAATCAACTGCTGAGCTTCAGCTGGGCG ATGCTTCGCCGGAACTGCTTTATTGGTTTTCGGAGCAAACACTGCAGCCGGGTCCAACGGTATCATTGAAATGCGTTGCCACCGGAAATCCACTGCCGCAATTTACATGGTCTTTGGACGGATTTCCG ATACCAGACAGTTCTCGCTTTTTAGTGGGTCAATATGTTACCATACACGACGATGTCATCAGCCATGTGAATATCTCAAATGTCAAGGAGGAGGATGGCGGCGAGTACTCCTGCACGGCGCAGAACGCGATTGGCAA GGTCTCGCATAGCGCCAAAGTGAACATCTATGGACTGCCTTACATACgggaaatgccaaaaataacgGGAATCTCTGGCTCTGATTTGATTGTTAAATGTCCTGTGGCTGGTTATCCCATCGATAAAATACACTGGGAGCGCG ATGGCCAAACCCTGCCCATAAATCGACGACAGCGAGCCTATAACAATGGCACCTTAATTATTGAACAGCTGCAGCGACTGGAGGATGCGGGCACGTACACGTGCATGGCCCAAAACAAGCAGAAGCAGACATCCAGGCGGAACGTCGAGATCCAAGTCTTGG TGCCACCAAAAATCATGCCCATTCAGGCCATGACGAATATGCTGCGCGAGGGCATGCGGGAGGCCATATCCTGCCAGATACTCGAGGGCGATTTGCCGGTCAGCTTTCGATGGGAGCGCAATGGCAAGCCGCTTATAGGCACAGG CAATGAGGTGTTTCGCCGCCTGGACGAGTACTCGGCCAGTCTGGTCATCGAGCACATTGCCTCGGATCATTCCGGCAACTATACGTGCATAGCCAGCAATGTGGCGGGCACGGAGAGATTTACGGTGCCGCTGACAGTGAATGTGCCGCCCAAATGGATACTCGAGCCAAAGGATTCGAGCGCACAGTCTGGCACAGATGTGCTCGTGCACTGTCAGTCCGCCGGCTATCCGAAGCCGACTATAACATGGAAGAAGGCTATCGGGCCAACGCCCGGGGAGTACAAGGATTTCTTGTACGAGCCGAGCGTGCAGCTCTTTCCCAATGGCACCATCTACTTCAAGAAGATCAGCAAGGAGTCACAGGGACACTTTCTCTGCGAGGCCAAGAACAACATTGGGTCCGGCGTCAGCAAGGTGATTTTCCTTAAAGTCAATG TGCCCGCCCATTTTCCaacgaaaacgaaacaaatCTCTGTGGCCAAGGGCAAACAGGTGCACGTGCAGTGCAATGTGCAGGGCGACAATCCAATTGACTTCAAATGGAAAATCCAGGCAACGCAACAGTATCTTGACGAGTCGCTCGATTCACG CTACACAATAAGAGATCAAGTGCTCGACGACGGCATGGTCTCCGAATTGGGCATTTCGCACACATATCGCCAGGATACAGGCATTTATATCTGTCATGCCAACAATGCATTTGGACAG GACGAGATGTCCATACAGCTAATCGTGCAGGAGGTGCCGGAGCAGCCGAAGAATCTGCGCATCAATTCGCAGCAGTCGCGCAGCCTGCAGCTAACCTGGAGCCAGCCTTTTGCCGGCAACAGTCCCATCGAGCAGTATCACATCTACTACAAGCAAATCTCAG ACATCTGGCAGAATGCGGAGCACATTGACATAGGCGGAGCTCAGACTGTGGTCAACATACAGCAGCTGCGTCCGGCGAAGGCCTATCACATACGCATGTCGGCGGAGAATAAGCTGGGCGCCTCCGAGTACTCGGAGGTGGTGCAGGTAACCACGCTGGAGGAGGTGCCCTCCGGTCCGCCGTTGCAGGTGCGCGCCGAGGCCAAGAGCTCAACGGAAATATCTGTCACATGGGATGCACCGGAACGTGACCATTGGAATGGCATTCTGCTGGGCTACTATGTGGGCTATCAGATGTCATTGACGCCCGAGGACAAGGAGGTGAATCCAACGCAGGGCTTCAGCTTCAAGACGGTCGAGGTGCGCTCCCATTTCGGTGGCGAGACGGTGCTCACGAATCTCAACAAGTTCACCCAATACCATGTGATTGTCCAGGCCTACACCAGCCAGGGCAGCGGACCGCCCAGCAAGGAAATTGCTGTCCAAACAATGGAGGATG TGCCCTCGTCGCCGCCAGAGTCGCCGCAATGCGATGTGCTTGGCTCCACATCGATTTATATCACCTGGTCACCGCCGGATATTGACggacaaaatggcaaaatcaAGGGCTACAAAGTGTTTTACATATCGGTCGATGAGCTTTACG AAACGGAGCCGGAGGTTGTCAAGTCAACAAATCAATACGTCACCATTGAGAATCTGCGCAAATATACAAACTACACGGTTTGGGTATTGGCTTACACCAAAGTGGGCGATGGCATGAAAACCAAACCATTTTATTGCCGCACCCATGAGGATG TGCCCTCGGCGCCGCAAGCAATCAAGGCGATACCCGCGTCGAGCACCAAAATCATAATATCCTGGCTGCCGCCCGATCTGCCCAACGGTGACATC ACTGGCTACACGTTCTACATGTCCATGCTGGAGGGTGGCCGCGAGGAGGGCACACACAAGCGCCTGCTGGGACCCTATGTGGAAATGCACGAGACGGTGCGCACGCAGGAGTCGGCCACCTATCAGTTCTGGCTGACTGCATCCACCAAGATGGGCGAGGGCGAGAAGACACAGGTGGTGACGGTGCCGCCGAACAACAAGGTGCCCGCACGCATTGTCTCCTTTAGCCAGCGCATCGTGACGCCCTGGAAGGAGCATCTGGAGCTGCCGTGTCGTAAGGTGGGCGCTCCGGCGCCTGTGACCATTTGGCGCCAGGACGGGCACAACATGGAGACGAGCGCCCGCAAAACAATCGCCAAGAACGGCACGCTCTATTTGCGCGAATGCCAGGCCAGCGATGCGGGCAACTATACGTGCAGCGTGGAGAATACCTGGGGCAAGGATGAGATCGTCTACAATATTGTGGTCAAGGTGCCGCCCGAGGCGCCCAATCTAACGGTGGTTAGCAGCTACACGGACAGCCTGCATCTGGAGTGGCTGGACAATAGCCATGGCGGCAGTCCCATTCTGGGCTATGTCATCAACTACAAGCGCGACAACGGTGACTGGGAGGAGCTGCAGGTGGATGCCAAGACCAATTCGCATCTGCTCAGCAATTTGTGGTGCGGCACACGCTATCAGCTCTATATAACCGCCTACAACAAGATCGGCACCGGGCTGCCCTGCGACATTGTCAACTCCTACACCAAGGGCAATTCCCCCGTCCAGCCCAAGCACTCGCAGATGATAACGAACAACTCGACGAGCGTCACCTGTTGGCTCGACTCCTGGGGCGATGGCGGCTGCGGCATACTCTACTTTATGATCGAGTCACGCGTGTATGGCCGTTCCACCTGGAATGTCGTCTCCAATCATATTCCGCCCACCGAACGCATTTACACGGTCAGCGATCTGGTGCCGGGCACCAAATATCAGCTCAAGGTCACCGCCCACAACAACGCCGGCTCCACCACGGCCGTCTACAACTTTACTACGCTGTCCCCGCAGGGCG TGCTCTATAATAGTGATCACTCGACTCCTGTCTCCCATCTGAGCGATCTGCCCTTCTATGCGAATTTCAAGCTATTGCTGCCCATTTGCATTTcgttgttgatgctgctggcgctggtTGCCGCCGCCCTGTTTCTGCGCAAGCGGA AGCTCAGTAATCAGGCGCGTCTGGCCAGCTCCTCGATGTCAGAGTCGCCCTCCTTGGCCAATCTGCAGAACAAACAGAATCGCGATCAACAATATTTGGCTGTGCGCTGTAATCCCACCAACTCGGCGCCGCGTGGCTCCAATTCGAACGATTCGGGCAGCTTTGGCAAGGCCGAGGGTAATGAGTATATCGAGGATATTTGCCCCTACGCCACATTCCAGCTGAACAAACAAACCTACAGCGAGAGCTCCTACAGCGGCAACGTATACAGCGGTCCCTATCACTCGGTGCGCGGCTCCTTTGTCTATCACGATGTCAAGCCCGAGAGCTATCAT TCCAAGGAACCGGAGTATACGAAGGTGCGCCGAAAAGTGGGCCGCCTGCGCGATCCGCACTCCGAGAGCCAAG AATCGGACAATCCAGGTTCAACAGATTCCGAAGTTAGGAAAATCCTAACGCTTCACATACCAATTACAGAATATGACACACTCGGCTCCGAGTCCGACAATGATGTGTCCGCGCGCGCTCTTAACTCGGCCAAATATCGCGCACAACGCG ACACACAAGATGAGACCTCCTCGTCATCGGAAACGACGCCCACCAGCATGACCCGCAAATCGAAGCCACCATTCGCGGCACGCAAGTCGGGCAAGCCGGGCACCGGCGGCAAGCGGCATGTGCGCAGCTCCAGCGGCTATTCGAGCCACAATGAGGAGACGACGTTTAG CATATCCAATTATCCACCAAACTATCAGGACCACATTAATCCACCGGCGCGTTTCTCGGATGCCAACGACAAGACAGCTAAAACCCAGACATCGCCACGTATGCGTGCCAATCAGAAACTGCAGCGGGAGGCATTCCAGATCAATGTCTAA
- the Dscam4 gene encoding cell adhesion molecule Dscam1 isoform X1: MDLHSLFKAVLILYIIRAETSYIVNGLDLQGPIFLHEPPHRVEFSNNSGGLIECSGHGSPPPEVEWTPIPPQQDMVFQLSNGSMMFYPFTAEKYRHEVHATVYRCKLRNLVGTVLSREVHVRGVVNQKYTVQVHDEYVMTGNTAVLKCQVPSYMSEFVMVTAWVQDTGMHLYPNTDIGGKYTVLSNGELYINNAGPNDAYKSYTCRTVNRLTGEIQISTYPGRIIVTEPKGMVQPRINVEKHSMRHVVLNGQTTLPCIAQGHPVPTYRWFKEENEQLLPLQLSERITIVSAGLLKITKARLEDSGKYLCWVNNTAGEETIQVSLTVTAPLTAHLQPQVQTVDVDKDAQFQCIVSGHPVHDVNWLHDGKPILRDNRLEILTDPARLIIKKVQKDDPGMYQCFVSNEWEQIQSTAELQLGDASPELLYWFSEQTLQPGPTVSLKCVATGNPLPQFTWSLDGFPIPDSSRFLVGQYVTIHDDVISHVNISNVKEEDGGEYSCTAQNAIGKVSHSAKVNIYGLPYIREMPKITGISGSDLIVKCPVAGYPIDKIHWERDGQTLPINRRQRAYNNGTLIIEQLQRLEDAGTYTCMAQNKQKQTSRRNVEIQVLVPPKIMPIQAMTNMLREGMREAISCQILEGDLPVSFRWERNGKPLIGTGNEVFRRLDEYSASLVIEHIASDHSGNYTCIASNVAGTERFTVPLTVNVPPKWILEPKDSSAQSGTDVLVHCQSAGYPKPTITWKKAIGPTPGEYKDFLYEPSVQLFPNGTIYFKKISKESQGHFLCEAKNNIGSGVSKVIFLKVNVPAHFPTKTKQISVAKGKQVHVQCNVQGDNPIDFKWKIQATQQYLDESLDSRYTIRDQVLDDGMVSELGISHTYRQDTGIYICHANNAFGQDEMSIQLIVQEVPEQPKNLRINSQQSRSLQLTWSQPFAGNSPIEQYHIYYKQISDIWQNAEHIDIGGAQTVVNIQQLRPAKAYHIRMSAENKLGASEYSEVVQVTTLEEVPSGPPLQVRAEAKSSTEISVTWDAPERDHWNGILLGYYVGYQMSLTPEDKEVNPTQGFSFKTVEVRSHFGGETVLTNLNKFTQYHVIVQAYTSQGSGPPSKEIAVQTMEDVPSSPPESPQCDVLGSTSIYITWSPPDIDGQNGKIKGYKVFYISVDELYETEPEVVKSTNQYVTIENLRKYTNYTVWVLAYTKVGDGMKTKPFYCRTHEDVPSAPQAIKAIPASSTKIIISWLPPDLPNGDITGYTFYMSMLEGGREEGTHKRLLGPYVEMHETVRTQESATYQFWLTASTKMGEGEKTQVVTVPPNNKVPARIVSFSQRIVTPWKEHLELPCRKVGAPAPVTIWRQDGHNMETSARKTIAKNGTLYLRECQASDAGNYTCSVENTWGKDEIVYNIVVKVPPEAPNLTVVSSYTDSLHLEWLDNSHGGSPILGYVINYKRDNGDWEELQVDAKTNSHLLSNLWCGTRYQLYITAYNKIGTGLPCDIVNSYTKGNSPVQPKHSQMITNNSTSVTCWLDSWGDGGCGILYFMIESRVYGRSTWNVVSNHIPPTERIYTVSDLVPGTKYQLKVTAHNNAGSTTAVYNFTTLSPQGVLYNSDHSTPVSHLSDLPFYANFKLLLPICISLLMLLALVAAALFLRKRILLPTELSNQARLASSSMSESPSLANLQNKQNRDQQYLAVRCNPTNSAPRGSNSNDSGSFGKAEGNEYIEDICPYATFQLNKQTYSESSYSGNVYSGPYHSVRGSFVYHDVKPESYHSKEPEYTKVRRKVGRLRDPHSESQESDNPGSTDSEVRKILTLHIPITEYDTLGSESDNDVSARALNSAKYRAQRDTQDETSSSSETTPTSMTRKSKPPFAARKSGKPGTGGKRHVRSSSGYSSHNEETTFSISNYPPNYQDHINPPARFSDANDKTAKTQTSPRMRANQKLQREAFQINV; the protein is encoded by the exons TTGTCAACCAGAAGTACACGGTGCAGGTGCACGACGAATACGTGATGACGGGCAACACGGCGGTGCTGAAATGTCAG GTGCCCAGCTACATGTCGGAATTTGTAATGGTCACCGCCTGGGTGCAGGATACGGGCATGCATCTGTATCCAAACACGGACATTGGCGGCAAGTACACGGTCCTATCCAATGGCGAATTGTACATAAATAATGCGGGACCCAATGATGCGTACAAAAGCTACACATGCCGCACTGTAAATAGACTGACAG gtgaaatacaaatttcgaCATATCCCGGCCGCATTATTGTAACCGAGCCCAAGGGCATGGTACAGCCACGCATTAACGTCGAGAAGCATTCGATGCGGCATGTCGTCCTTAATGGCCAAACAACGTTGCCGTGCATTGCTCAAGGACATCCGGTGCCGACATATCG TTGGTTCAAGGAGGAGAACGaacagctgctgccgttgcagcTCAGCGAACGCATAACCATTGTATCTGCGGGTCTCTTGAAAATCACCAAG GCCCGTCTCGAGGACAGCGGCAAATATCTGTGCTGGGTCAATAATACGGCGGGCGAGGAGACCATCCAAGTGTCGCTCACGGTGACAG CTCCGTTGACCGCACATCTGCAGCCGCAGGTGCAGACCGTTGATGTGGACAAAGATGCACAATTCCAATGCATTGTCTCTGGCCATCCCGTGCACGATGTCAACTGGCTGCACGACGGCAAGCCCATATTGCGCGACAATCGCCTTGAG ATACTCACGGATCCGGCGCGATTAATCATTAAGAAGGTGCAAAAGGATGATCCGGGCATGTATCAGTGCTTTGTGTCCAACGAATGGGAGCAAATCCAATCAACTGCTGAGCTTCAGCTGGGCG ATGCTTCGCCGGAACTGCTTTATTGGTTTTCGGAGCAAACACTGCAGCCGGGTCCAACGGTATCATTGAAATGCGTTGCCACCGGAAATCCACTGCCGCAATTTACATGGTCTTTGGACGGATTTCCG ATACCAGACAGTTCTCGCTTTTTAGTGGGTCAATATGTTACCATACACGACGATGTCATCAGCCATGTGAATATCTCAAATGTCAAGGAGGAGGATGGCGGCGAGTACTCCTGCACGGCGCAGAACGCGATTGGCAA GGTCTCGCATAGCGCCAAAGTGAACATCTATGGACTGCCTTACATACgggaaatgccaaaaataacgGGAATCTCTGGCTCTGATTTGATTGTTAAATGTCCTGTGGCTGGTTATCCCATCGATAAAATACACTGGGAGCGCG ATGGCCAAACCCTGCCCATAAATCGACGACAGCGAGCCTATAACAATGGCACCTTAATTATTGAACAGCTGCAGCGACTGGAGGATGCGGGCACGTACACGTGCATGGCCCAAAACAAGCAGAAGCAGACATCCAGGCGGAACGTCGAGATCCAAGTCTTGG TGCCACCAAAAATCATGCCCATTCAGGCCATGACGAATATGCTGCGCGAGGGCATGCGGGAGGCCATATCCTGCCAGATACTCGAGGGCGATTTGCCGGTCAGCTTTCGATGGGAGCGCAATGGCAAGCCGCTTATAGGCACAGG CAATGAGGTGTTTCGCCGCCTGGACGAGTACTCGGCCAGTCTGGTCATCGAGCACATTGCCTCGGATCATTCCGGCAACTATACGTGCATAGCCAGCAATGTGGCGGGCACGGAGAGATTTACGGTGCCGCTGACAGTGAATGTGCCGCCCAAATGGATACTCGAGCCAAAGGATTCGAGCGCACAGTCTGGCACAGATGTGCTCGTGCACTGTCAGTCCGCCGGCTATCCGAAGCCGACTATAACATGGAAGAAGGCTATCGGGCCAACGCCCGGGGAGTACAAGGATTTCTTGTACGAGCCGAGCGTGCAGCTCTTTCCCAATGGCACCATCTACTTCAAGAAGATCAGCAAGGAGTCACAGGGACACTTTCTCTGCGAGGCCAAGAACAACATTGGGTCCGGCGTCAGCAAGGTGATTTTCCTTAAAGTCAATG TGCCCGCCCATTTTCCaacgaaaacgaaacaaatCTCTGTGGCCAAGGGCAAACAGGTGCACGTGCAGTGCAATGTGCAGGGCGACAATCCAATTGACTTCAAATGGAAAATCCAGGCAACGCAACAGTATCTTGACGAGTCGCTCGATTCACG CTACACAATAAGAGATCAAGTGCTCGACGACGGCATGGTCTCCGAATTGGGCATTTCGCACACATATCGCCAGGATACAGGCATTTATATCTGTCATGCCAACAATGCATTTGGACAG GACGAGATGTCCATACAGCTAATCGTGCAGGAGGTGCCGGAGCAGCCGAAGAATCTGCGCATCAATTCGCAGCAGTCGCGCAGCCTGCAGCTAACCTGGAGCCAGCCTTTTGCCGGCAACAGTCCCATCGAGCAGTATCACATCTACTACAAGCAAATCTCAG ACATCTGGCAGAATGCGGAGCACATTGACATAGGCGGAGCTCAGACTGTGGTCAACATACAGCAGCTGCGTCCGGCGAAGGCCTATCACATACGCATGTCGGCGGAGAATAAGCTGGGCGCCTCCGAGTACTCGGAGGTGGTGCAGGTAACCACGCTGGAGGAGGTGCCCTCCGGTCCGCCGTTGCAGGTGCGCGCCGAGGCCAAGAGCTCAACGGAAATATCTGTCACATGGGATGCACCGGAACGTGACCATTGGAATGGCATTCTGCTGGGCTACTATGTGGGCTATCAGATGTCATTGACGCCCGAGGACAAGGAGGTGAATCCAACGCAGGGCTTCAGCTTCAAGACGGTCGAGGTGCGCTCCCATTTCGGTGGCGAGACGGTGCTCACGAATCTCAACAAGTTCACCCAATACCATGTGATTGTCCAGGCCTACACCAGCCAGGGCAGCGGACCGCCCAGCAAGGAAATTGCTGTCCAAACAATGGAGGATG TGCCCTCGTCGCCGCCAGAGTCGCCGCAATGCGATGTGCTTGGCTCCACATCGATTTATATCACCTGGTCACCGCCGGATATTGACggacaaaatggcaaaatcaAGGGCTACAAAGTGTTTTACATATCGGTCGATGAGCTTTACG AAACGGAGCCGGAGGTTGTCAAGTCAACAAATCAATACGTCACCATTGAGAATCTGCGCAAATATACAAACTACACGGTTTGGGTATTGGCTTACACCAAAGTGGGCGATGGCATGAAAACCAAACCATTTTATTGCCGCACCCATGAGGATG TGCCCTCGGCGCCGCAAGCAATCAAGGCGATACCCGCGTCGAGCACCAAAATCATAATATCCTGGCTGCCGCCCGATCTGCCCAACGGTGACATC ACTGGCTACACGTTCTACATGTCCATGCTGGAGGGTGGCCGCGAGGAGGGCACACACAAGCGCCTGCTGGGACCCTATGTGGAAATGCACGAGACGGTGCGCACGCAGGAGTCGGCCACCTATCAGTTCTGGCTGACTGCATCCACCAAGATGGGCGAGGGCGAGAAGACACAGGTGGTGACGGTGCCGCCGAACAACAAGGTGCCCGCACGCATTGTCTCCTTTAGCCAGCGCATCGTGACGCCCTGGAAGGAGCATCTGGAGCTGCCGTGTCGTAAGGTGGGCGCTCCGGCGCCTGTGACCATTTGGCGCCAGGACGGGCACAACATGGAGACGAGCGCCCGCAAAACAATCGCCAAGAACGGCACGCTCTATTTGCGCGAATGCCAGGCCAGCGATGCGGGCAACTATACGTGCAGCGTGGAGAATACCTGGGGCAAGGATGAGATCGTCTACAATATTGTGGTCAAGGTGCCGCCCGAGGCGCCCAATCTAACGGTGGTTAGCAGCTACACGGACAGCCTGCATCTGGAGTGGCTGGACAATAGCCATGGCGGCAGTCCCATTCTGGGCTATGTCATCAACTACAAGCGCGACAACGGTGACTGGGAGGAGCTGCAGGTGGATGCCAAGACCAATTCGCATCTGCTCAGCAATTTGTGGTGCGGCACACGCTATCAGCTCTATATAACCGCCTACAACAAGATCGGCACCGGGCTGCCCTGCGACATTGTCAACTCCTACACCAAGGGCAATTCCCCCGTCCAGCCCAAGCACTCGCAGATGATAACGAACAACTCGACGAGCGTCACCTGTTGGCTCGACTCCTGGGGCGATGGCGGCTGCGGCATACTCTACTTTATGATCGAGTCACGCGTGTATGGCCGTTCCACCTGGAATGTCGTCTCCAATCATATTCCGCCCACCGAACGCATTTACACGGTCAGCGATCTGGTGCCGGGCACCAAATATCAGCTCAAGGTCACCGCCCACAACAACGCCGGCTCCACCACGGCCGTCTACAACTTTACTACGCTGTCCCCGCAGGGCG TGCTCTATAATAGTGATCACTCGACTCCTGTCTCCCATCTGAGCGATCTGCCCTTCTATGCGAATTTCAAGCTATTGCTGCCCATTTGCATTTcgttgttgatgctgctggcgctggtTGCCGCCGCCCTGTTTCTGCGCAAGCGGA TTCTCTTGCCCACAGAGCTCAGTAATCAGGCGCGTCTGGCCAGCTCCTCGATGTCAGAGTCGCCCTCCTTGGCCAATCTGCAGAACAAACAGAATCGCGATCAACAATATTTGGCTGTGCGCTGTAATCCCACCAACTCGGCGCCGCGTGGCTCCAATTCGAACGATTCGGGCAGCTTTGGCAAGGCCGAGGGTAATGAGTATATCGAGGATATTTGCCCCTACGCCACATTCCAGCTGAACAAACAAACCTACAGCGAGAGCTCCTACAGCGGCAACGTATACAGCGGTCCCTATCACTCGGTGCGCGGCTCCTTTGTCTATCACGATGTCAAGCCCGAGAGCTATCAT TCCAAGGAACCGGAGTATACGAAGGTGCGCCGAAAAGTGGGCCGCCTGCGCGATCCGCACTCCGAGAGCCAAG AATCGGACAATCCAGGTTCAACAGATTCCGAAGTTAGGAAAATCCTAACGCTTCACATACCAATTACAGAATATGACACACTCGGCTCCGAGTCCGACAATGATGTGTCCGCGCGCGCTCTTAACTCGGCCAAATATCGCGCACAACGCG ACACACAAGATGAGACCTCCTCGTCATCGGAAACGACGCCCACCAGCATGACCCGCAAATCGAAGCCACCATTCGCGGCACGCAAGTCGGGCAAGCCGGGCACCGGCGGCAAGCGGCATGTGCGCAGCTCCAGCGGCTATTCGAGCCACAATGAGGAGACGACGTTTAG CATATCCAATTATCCACCAAACTATCAGGACCACATTAATCCACCGGCGCGTTTCTCGGATGCCAACGACAAGACAGCTAAAACCCAGACATCGCCACGTATGCGTGCCAATCAGAAACTGCAGCGGGAGGCATTCCAGATCAATGTCTAA